The DNA sequence CCCAACCAGAATTAGATTATTTTGTGTCAATTTTAAATGATGATTATTACAAAAGAGCTTGGACGCTTCCTGCTGATTTTGATAATAATAAGCCTTTGGTTAAAATTAACGACAGGCAGCTAACGTATAAAGATTTTGGTAGTTTTTTATTAGAAAGCCAAGGTAATATTACATCTAAAACAACTTATGATATTTTAGTTTCTAAGCAATACGAAACATTTTTGAATAAGAATTTGGTTAAGTACCAAGAAGACAACTTAGAAAATGACAATCCAGATTTTGCTCATATTTTAAGTGAATATAGAGATGGCTTGCTATTGTTTGATTTAATGGAAACTACAATCTGGAATGTTGCAAAAACAGATTCTACAGATATTCAGAATTTTTATGAAAATCATAAAAAGGATTATACCTTTCCAAAGCGTATTGAAGGTGTTGTGGCGTCTTCAGCAAATAAAAAAGTAGCAAAAAAAGTAGGCAAGCTTTTAGAAAAAAAAATGACTCCAGAACAAATTAAGAAATTAGTTAATAATAATGGAGAAGTGAATATAATTTTTACCTCAGGAATCATGGATAGTAAGCATCAAGCATTGCCTCCAAAATATAAATTTGAAAAGGGAATATCAAAAATTTATAATTATAATAACTCTTACATTGTAGTGCAAGCAAATGATGTGCTCGCAGAAACACAAAAAACTTTCGAAGAGGCCAAAGGTAGTGTGAGTAGTGATTATCAAGTATATAAAGAAAATAACTGGTTGGCTACTTTAAAAGAAAAATATAAAGTCACTATCAATCAAGAGGCATTAAACGCGGTTAGAGCGCAAATTAAAAATCAATAAGTGCAAATTAAAAATCATATATTTTTAGTTCTTTTAGTAGTCGTTGTAAATTCTTGTGATTTTTATAAAGAGACTGACGACCGTGTTCCTGTAGCACGTGTAAATGATTCTTATTTATATCAAGATGATTTAATAAAATTAGTCTCCGAAAGCACTACAAAAGAAGATAGTACGCTCATGGTTCAAAGTTTTATTAACCGTTGGGCAACACAACAATTGTTAGTAGATGGTGCTTTGTTGAATTTAAGTGAAACAAAACAGGCTGAGTTTAGTAAATTAGTTGAGCAATATAAAAACGATTTATATACCAAAGCTTATATTGAAGCTTTAGTGAAAAAAAACTTAGACACAGCTGTAAACAAAGAAGAGGCAGAAGCCTATTATGAACAAAATAAAGAAGTGTTTAAATTAAATGAAGAACTCATTAAATTACGTTATGTTCATGTAGATGAAAATATTATTGATTTTCAGGATATTAAAACTAGGTTTCAAAGATTTAATAATGCAGATAAAAAACAATTAGATTCCATTGCTATACAATTTAAATCATATTCTTTAAATGATTCTATTTGGGTAAAAGTAAGTCAAGTTATAACTAAAATTCCTGCGGTTACTATAGAAAATAAAAATGAACTGTTAAAAAAATCTAATTTTATACAGCTCAAAGATTCATTAGGAGTATATTTGATGCAAATTAATGATGTGTTATTGCGTCAAGACACAGCGCCTTTGGAGTACGTAAAACCTACAATAAACCAAATAGTCATTAATAAAAGAAAATTGGAGCTTATCCGAGAGTTAGAAAAAGATATTACTAAAGATGCTATTAAAAATAAACAATTTGAAATATATAATTAATTTGAAACAATTAGTCGTTTTTATCGCAACATTACTGTTTGTTAATGTTACTATTGCACAAGAAATTATTGAAGACGAAGTTAAGGAAGAGGTGAAAACAGTAGATAGTGTTGGTGCTTTCAAGGCTAAAAAGGTAGATGGTGTAGCAGCAGTTGTAGGTGATTATATCATTTTAGATTCTGATATAGATAAAGCTTTTGTGCAATTAGAGGCTTCAGGTGTTAATACTTCAGACATTCCACCTTGCCAATTGTTTGGGAAACTATTAGAAGATAAATTGTATGCTCACCATGCCATTCAAGACAGTATTATAGTGTCTCCTGCTGAAGTTAGAAATAGTGTTGATTATCAGATTGGTGAATTCTTACAGCAGGTAAATGGAGATATGGATAGGCTTTTAAAGTTTTATAAAAAGGATGATGAAGCCAGTTTGAGAGAAGAAATGTCTGAAATTAATAAAGCACAAATGCTGGCCCAAAGAATGCAAGCTAAAATTGTTGAAGAGGTTGAAGTTACACCCGAAGAAGTACGCGAGTATTTTAACAAAATACCTAAAGACGAACGGCCAATATTTGGAACAGAATTAAAAGTGGCTCAAATTGTAGCAGAACCAAAAATATCTGATGAAGAAAAACAAAAAGTCATTGATAGACTAAAAAGTTTTAAAGCAGATGTTATAGAAAATGGTGCTAGTTTTAGATCTAAAGTTGTTTTATATGGAGAGGATCCAGGCTTGAAACAATCAGGTTACATCTATACGCTTGATAGAAAAAAGCCAAAGATGGTGAAAGAATTCAGGCAAGTGGCATTTTCACTTCAAGAAGGTGAGATATCAGAACCTTTTGAAACTGATTTTGGTTTTCATATCATTCATTTGGTAAAGATACGAGGACAATTGTACGATGTGAGTCATATTCTTATTAGACCCAAAGTGTCAGATGAAGCTATAGCAGAAGCAAAAGAACGTCTTAATAAAATCAGACAGCGTATTGTTGATGGAGATATCTCTTTTGCGGATGCTGCTCGTGAAGCTAGTGATGAAAAAGAAACTAAAAACGATGGAGGGCAACTTATTAACCCACATACACAAGATTATAATTTTGAATTAACAAGAATGGATACAGAATTGTATTCTCAAATTCAAAATTTAAAAGATAATGAGGTTAGTCTTGTTTTAAAAGAAGAAGATAGAATTGGAACTGTAAAGTTTAAGATCATTAAAGTAACCGACAGGATTGATGAGCACGAAGCAGATTACGCTAGAGATTATCTAAAAATTAAAGAGCAGGCTGTTAAAGAAAAGCAACTAAAAGCCATAGAAAAATGGCAAGCCGAAAAAATCATGGACACTTATATTAAAATAAGTGAAGCTCATAGAGACTGCGATTTTACAAGTAATTGGTTGAAAAAATAAAAATATATGTCTGACGTAGCTGCTATAAAACAGTTTGTAAATAAATATAAAGATTTAAAGAGCGAGATTGCTAAAATTATTGTAGGGCAAGACGATGTTGTTAATCAAATATTGATTTCTGTTTTTTCTGGTGGACATGCTTTACTTATTGGTGTTCCTGGGTTGGCAAAAACCTTAATGGTAAATACCATTGCTCAAGCTTTAGGACTTGATTTTAAACGTATACAATTTACTCCAGATTTAATGCCAAGTGATATACTTGGTAGTGAAATTTTGGATGAAGACCGTCATTTTAAATTTATTAAAGGACCTATTTTTTCCAATATTATCTTAGCGGATGAAATTAACAGAACACCACCAAAAACCCAAGCGGCATTATTGGAAGCTATGCAGGAAAGATCGGTTACTGTTGCAGGACATCATTATAAATTAAACCTGCCATATTTTGTGTTAGCAACTCAAAATCCCATCGAACAAGAAGGTACCTATCCGTTACCAGAAGCTCAGTTAGATCGTTTTATGTTTGCTATTAATTTAGATTACCCATCTTTTGAGGAAGAGGTGCAGGTGGTAAAATCTACTACTACAGATAATAAAGAAGCTGTAAATGCTTTGTTTTCAGCTAAAGAGATTGTTGGTTTACAGCACCTAATCCGTCGTATTCCAGTTGCAGACAATGTCATTGAGTATGCCGTATCCATGGTTGGAAAAACAAGGCCCAATGGAGAAAAAGCAACAGATTTAGTAAAACAGTATATCGATTGGGGAGCTGGACCTAGAGCATCTCAAAATCTTATATTGGCAGCCAAAACACATGCTGCCATAAATGGAAAATTCTCTCCAGATATTGAAAATGTACAGGCTGTAGCTCATGGTATTTTAAGGCATAGAATCATTAAAAACTACAAAGCAGAAGCAGAGGGAGTTTCTGAAGAGCAAATTATTAAAAGCTTGTTTTAATAAATTTTTTCTTTTTATTTTTTTTGAGTTTACAGTGGAAATACGTTGTATTTAACTAAGGTATATTTATTTGTTATTTTACAAGTGTTTATGTTTAGAATGTGTAGTAAAAATAATTTAGAAACTTAATAGATTTAAGGAATAAAATTAGATTTTTATTGTTATTTAATTGAATAATTATCAGGTTTATTGATAATTTGATAATAAAAAGACAATCAAATAAATAAATAATGCTACTATAATAATAAACTATGGTTACTTGTTGTATTGCTTGGTTTCTTTTTAAAACTTTGCTTTAATTTTTTTATGTTTGTAAACTTTAAAAAAATCAACTTTAAATTAAATATTTGGCATTGAATTTAGTGATTCAATCCAATTTAACATCGAAATGAATTCTATTATATGAACACTTACAAAGATTACATCCAGGAGATCGAAGAACGGAAAGCTCTGGGACTTCATCCAAAACCAATTGATGGCGCTGAATTGTTAAGCGAAATTATTGCTCAAATTAAAGATTTAAAGAACCAATATAGAGAAGATTCTCTAAACTTTTTTATCTATAATGTTTTACCTGGAACTACGAGTGCTGCTGGTGTAAAAGCTAAGTTTCTAAAAGAGATTATTTTGGGAGAATCAGTTGTTGAAGAAATTACACCTGCGTTTGCTTTAGAACAATTATCACATATGAAGGGAGGACCTTCAGTGGAGGTACTTCTAGATTTAGCTTTAGGATCTGATGTTTCCATAGCCAAACAAGCAGCTGAAGTATTAAAAACACAAGTTTTCTTATACGAGGCGGATACTGATCGTCTTGAAGAAGCATATAAAAGTGGGAATACCATTGCTAAAGATATTATAGAAAGTTATGCGAAAGCAGAATTTTTTACAAAGCTTCCTGATGTTGAAGAAGAAATAAAAGTAGTAACTTTTATTGCTGGGGTTGGTGATATTTCTACAGATTTATTGTCACCAGGAGGTGATGCACATTCTCGATCTGATAGAGAGTTACATGGTCAGTGTATTTTTGAACACAACAAAGATATGCAAAAAGCGCTTTTAGCTTTAAAAGAAGCGCATCCAGATAAGCGTGTGATGCTAATTGCAGAAAAAGGAACTATGGGAGTAGGGTCATCCAGAATGTCTGGAGTTAATAATGTGGCTT is a window from the Pseudalgibacter alginicilyticus genome containing:
- a CDS encoding peptidyl-prolyl cis-trans isomerase, encoding MKNHIFLVLLVVVVNSCDFYKETDDRVPVARVNDSYLYQDDLIKLVSESTTKEDSTLMVQSFINRWATQQLLVDGALLNLSETKQAEFSKLVEQYKNDLYTKAYIEALVKKNLDTAVNKEEAEAYYEQNKEVFKLNEELIKLRYVHVDENIIDFQDIKTRFQRFNNADKKQLDSIAIQFKSYSLNDSIWVKVSQVITKIPAVTIENKNELLKKSNFIQLKDSLGVYLMQINDVLLRQDTAPLEYVKPTINQIVINKRKLELIRELEKDITKDAIKNKQFEIYN
- a CDS encoding foldase protein PrsA codes for the protein MLLKINNLKYIINLKQLVVFIATLLFVNVTIAQEIIEDEVKEEVKTVDSVGAFKAKKVDGVAAVVGDYIILDSDIDKAFVQLEASGVNTSDIPPCQLFGKLLEDKLYAHHAIQDSIIVSPAEVRNSVDYQIGEFLQQVNGDMDRLLKFYKKDDEASLREEMSEINKAQMLAQRMQAKIVEEVEVTPEEVREYFNKIPKDERPIFGTELKVAQIVAEPKISDEEKQKVIDRLKSFKADVIENGASFRSKVVLYGEDPGLKQSGYIYTLDRKKPKMVKEFRQVAFSLQEGEISEPFETDFGFHIIHLVKIRGQLYDVSHILIRPKVSDEAIAEAKERLNKIRQRIVDGDISFADAAREASDEKETKNDGGQLINPHTQDYNFELTRMDTELYSQIQNLKDNEVSLVLKEEDRIGTVKFKIIKVTDRIDEHEADYARDYLKIKEQAVKEKQLKAIEKWQAEKIMDTYIKISEAHRDCDFTSNWLKK
- a CDS encoding AAA family ATPase; this encodes MSDVAAIKQFVNKYKDLKSEIAKIIVGQDDVVNQILISVFSGGHALLIGVPGLAKTLMVNTIAQALGLDFKRIQFTPDLMPSDILGSEILDEDRHFKFIKGPIFSNIILADEINRTPPKTQAALLEAMQERSVTVAGHHYKLNLPYFVLATQNPIEQEGTYPLPEAQLDRFMFAINLDYPSFEEEVQVVKSTTTDNKEAVNALFSAKEIVGLQHLIRRIPVADNVIEYAVSMVGKTRPNGEKATDLVKQYIDWGAGPRASQNLILAAKTHAAINGKFSPDIENVQAVAHGILRHRIIKNYKAEAEGVSEEQIIKSLF